The Winogradskyella schleiferi genome has a window encoding:
- a CDS encoding cell division ATP-binding protein FtsE translates to MSDSILKLKDATIYQGDSMVLSKVNVEMQKGDFVYLIGKTGSGKSSFMKTLYGDLQLTEGEGSVVDFNLKTMKENDIPFLRRKLGIVFQDFKLLPDRTIIGNLEFVLKATGWKEKDRIKDRIDSVLDKVAMKTKGFKYPHELSGGEQQRIAIARALLNDPELILADEPTGNLDPQTSIEVMEVLQDINKNGNTILMATHDYALLLKYPSKTLKCDENKVFEVVQRKS, encoded by the coding sequence ATGTCAGACTCAATTTTAAAACTAAAAGATGCAACTATCTACCAAGGAGACAGTATGGTACTATCTAAGGTAAACGTAGAAATGCAAAAAGGTGATTTTGTTTATCTCATAGGAAAAACGGGAAGCGGCAAAAGTAGTTTTATGAAAACGCTTTATGGTGATTTACAATTGACCGAAGGTGAAGGTTCTGTGGTTGATTTTAATCTAAAAACCATGAAGGAAAATGATATTCCGTTTTTAAGACGAAAATTGGGTATTGTTTTTCAAGATTTCAAGTTATTGCCAGATCGCACTATTATTGGTAATTTAGAATTTGTGTTAAAAGCCACTGGCTGGAAAGAAAAGGATAGAATTAAAGATCGTATTGATTCTGTTTTAGATAAAGTAGCCATGAAAACTAAAGGTTTTAAATATCCACATGAACTTTCTGGTGGAGAGCAACAGCGTATTGCCATTGCTCGTGCATTATTGAATGACCCTGAACTTATCTTAGCCGATGAACCAACAGGAAACTTAGATCCACAAACTAGTATAGAGGTTATGGAAGTTTTGCAAGACATTAATAAAAACGGTAATACTATTTTAATGGCAACCCATGACTATGCTTTGCTTTTAAAATACCCAAGTAAAACCTTGAAGTGCGACGAAAACAAGGTTTTTGAAGTTGTGCAACGTAAGAGTTAA
- a CDS encoding class I SAM-dependent methyltransferase, with translation MKRLITFDDFIETYTKLKQRGLSFISSKFNINKIERAKTAFNHENIQAANWWIIPKVKERWHELITGDKDLGIEKFTVDKFLKDKQNLKMLSLGSGDCSSELAFAEHSIFEEIICTDIADKPFIKAKQIAKDNEWHHIKFRIQDANKLSQLKTKFDIIYFKASLHHFTEIESLLGHQIKQLLKPEGFLIINEYAGPTRLQFPKEQISAINKALKLIPKPLRKRYKLNVYKNKVYGPGLIRMILADPSECVDSASIIPALRKNYSTVYEAGYGGNILALTLKDIAHHFMDLNDEKTNILNQLFEYEDNYLKKHPSDHIFGIYKPNTI, from the coding sequence ATGAAACGATTGATTACGTTCGATGATTTTATTGAAACCTACACAAAGCTCAAACAACGAGGCTTAAGTTTTATTTCTTCAAAATTTAATATCAATAAAATTGAACGTGCAAAGACAGCTTTTAATCATGAAAATATTCAAGCTGCCAATTGGTGGATTATTCCAAAGGTGAAAGAACGATGGCATGAGCTCATAACTGGAGATAAGGATTTAGGCATTGAAAAATTTACTGTTGATAAGTTTTTAAAAGATAAGCAAAACTTAAAAATGCTATCCTTAGGAAGTGGTGATTGTTCGTCAGAACTTGCGTTTGCTGAACATTCTATTTTCGAAGAAATTATTTGTACCGATATTGCCGATAAACCTTTTATCAAGGCCAAACAAATAGCAAAAGATAACGAATGGCATCATATTAAATTCCGGATTCAAGACGCAAATAAACTTTCACAATTAAAAACTAAGTTTGATATTATATATTTTAAAGCTTCTTTACATCATTTTACCGAAATTGAGTCGCTATTAGGACACCAAATAAAACAACTCTTAAAGCCCGAAGGATTTCTTATCATCAATGAATACGCTGGCCCTACAAGGCTTCAATTCCCAAAAGAACAAATTTCGGCTATAAATAAAGCTTTAAAATTAATACCTAAACCTCTTAGGAAACGTTATAAACTTAACGTATACAAAAATAAAGTTTATGGACCAGGACTCATTAGGATGATATTAGCTGATCCTTCCGAATGTGTAGATTCAGCAAGTATAATACCAGCACTTCGTAAAAATTATTCAACTGTATATGAAGCGGGTTATGGAGGGAATATCCTTGCACTTACCCTTAAGGATATAGCACATCATTTCATGGACCTCAACGATGAAAAGACTAATATTCTTAATCAATTATTTGAATATGAAGATAATTATTTGAAAAAACACCCAAGTGACCATATCTTTGGTATATACAAACCCAATACCATTTAA